The Cucumis melo cultivar AY chromosome 9, USDA_Cmelo_AY_1.0, whole genome shotgun sequence genome includes the window AACTACTTGAAAATTTGAGGTAtagatttaaattatttaaacttgtaatgatttttgttttttgcttTTTATTTGGTTAGATGACTTCTATATTTTCAATTATAGTTTTTATCATTTTCTAGCTTTCAAATGTTAGGTAAGATAATTGCAATATAACAATTAGACACAGGAGTATTAACAAATATAACCCAATATAAAAATAAGATTAATTAAATTCATCTATTTGAATTCATATGTGATTGATTATATTGCTAAAGAAACTATATCCGTATCCAAGATATCTGTTAGAAAAACTTTTATGATTTCTAAATTTTAGATAGGTAAGTAGCTCCGAGTTTGTAATCTCCTTGCGAAAATCAGTTTTCTTTCCATCCACTTCATTTATGTCTCCAATTAAAAACTTAGCCACCATTGCATTGATTAATGTTTAacttgtttgtttttgttttcatttttatcaTTTAGACTTGTTCTTCTACCATTTTCTTTACAATGATTCAGTgtgaaattatttgattttctagttatatttataaattattagtATGGTTATTATAGGTTTTAATACATTAGTTTATTTTGAATATACTCGTTAAAGATCTAGAAAATGAGTGATTATAGACATAATTTTTCAAAGAAACGAAaagtaaaaaattttaaaatagaaaattgacgagaaaagatttgatgaaaataaaattatatatataattagaaaaaaaaaacttaaaaattgGATTCTAATTTAATTAAACGATATAAGTTCTGACGACTTTGTTTTTAGTACAACCCAAAAAGTGTTATACTaataaagataattaatttTACTTATATATTTATGATTATAACCAATTCGACAAACGCATGTTTTATGGAACTCAGTAACTATCACCAAACGTGAACTACTAACAGAATCAAACACACATTAAAATCGTAAAGAAAAGAATAGTATATGGACCAACTAGATGGTGAATTTGGTTGGTGATTCGGGACAAGAATTTAGATCAGAATGATGTTGAATTGAATTTAGTAGtgattttattaatttcaacACACATAACGATGTAGAGTGTTCTCACTTTTTTGATTGATCGGTGCTGACATAATAGTTGTTGTATTTAAAACCTGCCCACTGTACTTTTCTTTACTTTACAACATATCTCCCACGTACCACTATTCAATTGtgtttttatattatatatcactttttctttcaatttatgCATCATTGTATCTTGTACCTCTATTTTAATAAGGAATGCGATGATAAAGTAAATATATTATTGTCTTCATGAATAGAATTGAATGCCATCTTGGGAGAGTGAATCTTTGCACATATAGATATGTGTCAAAGTACTTCACACATGTTTAATATTTGAGGATATGAAAAGGTAATTGGGAGTTACCTACCAATGAATTGGGTCTTAGGTAAGTCTTATTacatttctttccttttaatcTTTGCCTCAATAGATAAAATATCTTATTTATTTCTCGTTATTCAATGATTTAACTTTCATTAAGATGGTTAGCAAAAATTCAAAAGAGACTATTTCATTGATGCATGGAGGGTTAGGTAGACATCTTACACTCTATTTACTAATGACTTTTTATTTTGTAGAGATTGTTTATGATATTTTTCGGAACATAACTAATAAGActtaaatatgtaatttaatttaaaattttgtttatgGCACTCCCTACCTATGCCAAACACTTTTTAGCTTCTTCTCAAGCTTACATTATTTTATTCTCATTGAATAACCATATCTTCAAATTATGGCAACATGagcttaaaagaaaaaaagaatgtaTGTTTAATATTATACCTAAAGACATGATGACCATAGGTATAAAACAAGGAAAGTCTCAATGGTTTGAAAAAGATGGACAGTTAAAAGGAAATTCATAGCAATCTAAGGTTGAAGAAATCCCTTTGGATTTCTATTAATGGGGCATACGCTTTTAGAATGGGCCATCTGAGAGATTTCTGATGCAGCACTGATACCCACTAAAACCCACTAAATTtcaagaagagagaaagaaaatataCATCCCAACCAAAGTACTTCCAACATAAGAGGCGTCCTTTCTCCAAGACAAGAAAGTTAGGATCTTTTTAAGCAAACAAAGGGTTTAGGAAATTGAGGAATAAGCCCAATAAAAATCTTACCTtgtttgtaaaataaataaactaccACTTCAATTAATCAATTAGTTCTAAGATGAGTCTCATAGTGTCTAATAGGATATCGAAATCAATAAAATCTATTGTAATCCAATGGTAAATGATGAATCCAAAAGAGATACGGATATGATATGGAGTAATACTTACGAAGGCTTCAACATTCGTCCTCTTTGACATGAATCTTTTTATGGCAGATAAGCGTGACTTGTAAAAGCCAAAAGCAATTATTGAAAAAAAGGTATTTggtggaaaaaataaaataaagaaagagcTTCAGAAACCACAATGTCTGTGTCTGGGGCACTGGCTGATGAAAAAGGTAACAATTCTGATGCTTGTCCCTCCACATATATTCAATCTCTATAAACatcaaaataataacaataaataaataagaggGATTTTTGAAAGGTAGAACAAAATGAAATCTTCAACTTCAACTACGACATGCTAGCATGCATGCTTCCAGCAGTTCCACATTTCAGCTTTCGGTTAAAGCATTTTTTATTGCTTATCAAAAGAAGAGACAGTGACTTAATGCATAGTAAAATTCTCAATAACCATTTACCAAcaggttaaaaaaaaaaaagaaagcaaaaaaGAGTTTTGATTATTTGAGAAGATATCGTTGTTGTGGCTGGGTCTGAAAGGAAGAAGCTTTTACCCACTTTTTGTGTGTGTTGGGTCACTTTCTCAAGGTTGAAGAAGACATTATTACGAGTTTTAATTAAGCTTTCAGTGATGGTCGGAAAGTAGTAGTCCCATCTCAAAATTAGGGTTTTGGTGTGTAGTCTTTTTTTGGGAAGGAAAGGTAAATGGGAACAAACAAAGGGTTAAATGTCTGCTTTCACTTTTAtcatatttcaaaattgttacCATAAGATGGAATTCTACAGTTTTGAATCCACCTTGATATTTCtacaagtttttctttttctttttttcttttcactctaataaataaacaatattaCCTTTTTTGTCAAATTAAGAAATGAGATCCATTAAGTGAAAACATGAACCTTTCCCCAAACTATTTACATGACAGGTATTAACAattgtaaatttttttgtcaAGTTTATTATGCAATATAAACTCTAGTTGATTAAGACATTTTTGCTTCTAAGAGTTGGTAGGTGAATCACAGATTTAGTATTCTAACAAAGAAAATTAACTCCTAACCAAGATTCAACAAAGTGAACCAAGTTTAACAATAATTGGCACGTACTCCTTCTCACAAGGTTGGAAATGTATCCCACTAAAAAAAAGTGGAGTTTGAGTTTGGAAATTTGGAACTTGAAACTTGAAGAATGATCACTAGGTTGAATGCAAATTAGCATCCAAAGGAAATTGGAGTCCGGCCGACTGGGCCTGTAAGCCAGGCCTCTACTAACTCTAATAAGGCCCAATAGACCGAAAGAACACAAATGAAGGGAATGAAGTCGAAGGACTTCACAAGTAAAAGCAGCCCATTTTTTCTAAAGGAAAAACAAAGAACAAGCGAACACGTACGCAAATCCTTACCAGAAGTTGTCAACCTACAGAAAGAAACTCATGATAAATCACTATAAACACTAGATCTCTTCCTGTCCAATCGTTTTCTTTCCCCTCTTTCTCATCTTCTCAGCTTTTCcagcaaaataattctctttCCTGGAGCAGAAAGATACCCAAATTTCAACTCCTCATATGGCACTTTCTTCCATTTCTTCACTATCGGCAAAATGTCTACCCTTGAATTCTTCTAAATCAAAGCATCCAAGTTCTCTACAACCTAGGAAACGAATTTCCACGGTATCTCAGATAAACCCACAAAAGGATCAAACTCAAGGTGAACCGTGCTACTCTTTTTCATCCTTGTTTCTCTAGTTCTGATGGCGAATTCTGCCTTCCATGCTTGTTGATGACTTCACTAACTTGAATTCCCTTGAAAAGGAAGATTGTTCCGAGAGGAAGCACGCACACATTGGTAAGATTACAGAGCCCAAGAGATGGCAAAAATTGGTTTCAACTGCTTTGGCTGCTGCTGCAGTCATTGGTTTTAGCTCAGGCATGCCTTCAGTTGCTGAACTCAACAAGTATGAGGCTGATACCCGTGGTGAATTTGGAATTGGATCCGCCGCGCAATATGGTTCTGCAGATCTCAGGTCTTTAGACTTTGAAGTTACCATTCTATCCCTTGTTGCCACTTAGTTATACTGATAGTCGATATACTTCTTCTATGAACAGGAAAGCAGTGCatattaatgaaaatttcaggTATTTTTACCACCTGTTTCATCATTCCTTTGCGTCATGCTGCTTTGATTCATAAAATCCCTGTTCTGAAACTAAGCACAATGGAAGAATTGCGAAGAAACTACAGTTTGAATTCAGGATCAAAGGAATACTCTAAGTAAAATGGAGTCGTTAAGTAACCCCAACCCCCCTCCCCAATTTACAACAGTCGATGTGTAAATGAAGTCTAGTTTTTGCTTTGAAATGATAACTTCTGGAGCATTCTTATACTTGGTGCTCACCGATTACCATTAATCCTAATGACTGATACAGGAGAGCCAATTTCACATCTGCTGATATGAGGGAATCAGATTTCAGTGGCTGTACATTCAATGGCGCATATCTAGAAAAAGCTGTTGCATACAAGACAAATTTCTCAGGTAAACTAATTACTAAATGTCATAGAATCATGAATGACACTGAAACCATTACACATGAGCTGGCAGAACTTTGTGTGGCATAAACTCATTCTATGGATTTATACATAATATCAAAGAGAAACTTGATCAAATCATCGGACTCAAGTCTCTTTGCCTCCAAGATTTACTGATTTAAACATCTTCTTGCCTTGCCTCCACGGGCAATTTGACGAGGCTGTCAAACCCTGCACCACAACCCTTTTTGCAATAGATTCAGGGCAACCTGCAAGTTTTCCTTGCTTGGACTTCACATTATCAAATCCTCTTGAAATCTCTTCCCCTATACTTCCATCCTCACTTCTAGATGTCTGCCTCAGTGGATCCTCTGAAATGTTATGGTCTTCAGGCCCAATCCTGCGAGTGATTGAACAAGCTCCAGATAAACTCTGAGCACTTGATTTCTTTGCAACTTTGGTTAATGGTACATCATTCCAAACTCGTTTTTTAGCTCTTGAACCATCCATCTGCAAACCTTTTGAGGAATTTCGAATTGTAAGCGGAGGAGCACCTCTTCCACACCCAGGAGGAAAGCTTCTAATCGCCGAAAGACCCTTACGAGGTGGATGAAACTTAGGCAAGTTATCCCCAACATGTTCCTTTGGAACATTGACAATCTCATTCTCATCTTCAGAAGGACTTAAAACAGTAAGAGGGTCAACTACCATAGCAGAATCAAGTACTGCATCCTTCATCATTGAAAAAGGGTAGTTCTCTGGTTCCAACACCCTAGAAGTTAATCTAAGATTCCGATTACACCCCATCAAACAATGAAGAAGAGCAAAAATCTTTTGTTGCTGGACCTCCATTGAAACACCGGGAGTTGAAGACTCCATCGAGAGTTGCTAAATCAAAGCCTAAccatataacaaaacaaatcaAACACTTCTAACGAAAACAACaccaaaataacaaaatcaaaacgATCTTTAATGTAATACAAACATCAAATTGAAGCAACCAACTAATGAACCACTGTTTTCTTGACAAACAGGAAGAATAAATTAGGAAGATTCAGAAGAAAACAAGAATTAACAAAAACAGACAAATCAGAACCCCAAATACAGATAAATAAGTTAATGGTTCTTAGAGGCACAATTTAGAGAAGTGAATATTTGAAATAGAAGAATAGATTAATCTGATCAAAATCTAACCTTTGAATCCTTAGAAAAATGAAGTTTTTATGTTTTCGTCAGTATCAAAGTGGCCTCCAAAAATTCTAGGGTTTGCTGAACCGCTCCACTTTCCCCTTCCGTTCTTTAGAGATttgttgaaattaaaatttcccGCGACAACGGACGACTTTACACACCCGATACGACGTCGCTTAAgccgaaaaagaaatatatatatatatatatatatagaaaaaaacaTTTTCTATAATAGCATTCCATAGTGTGAGTTAGAGACATTTTaagagattttttttgtggGTCAGAGTTGGCGATTTAAATAGACCAAATAGTATTTTCAACACGACCCAACCAAAAttactttagaaaaaaataaagtaaatgaTATGGTATATACTCTACATATACCTATGTAATGGAAGTTGCTTTTAACAACGTACGTATTTTGTtatcattttaaattaaatagtcacttctaacaacctatgcaTTTTGTTATCATTTCAAATTAAAGGATTtattaatccaattgatggaggattataaatggatcttttttttggatttttattgGAGCATGGGAATTGATGGAATTTTCATAAGATCCATTTTATATATTGATGGGGTTTATCACCACCTTAACGGCTCGATCAATTTCTTGAGATTCTCTATTATCTCATTTTCTAATGTGTTAGCAACGTATAGAGActaaataaaatcattttttttctaatgttTTGGCACTGGATTGGGTTgttgaattatttatttttttttcttttattgatgtaagtatattttttattaacttaaaatacttaaatttatCTAGAACTCATACTATAACTGacctttaataaaattttattcaaCGTATTTATTATAAACTTCAAATAAATATCCTAATAATGTGTATGAattataacatatatatatatagagagagagagagagggttggatgaattaaaaaaatgtaacaaaaaaacataaaagGATTTCAACCCAACTAAATTCTAACAATTTGGGTTATACAGATTATGTGAACATCCCTCGTATAAACTTTCTACCAATACCGATTTCTCataatatttattaatgttTCTACATTCTCATAAGTATAAATGATGATTGAAATAAtcataaaaatgtaaaaaaaaaataagtaataaAATACCATTAAAGAAAATGtgatataaataaagaattagTTAAACTTgtttaaaagtataaaaaggtttgtttattaatttatttatgtcgtgaatttttttttttatataaagcttttaataatatctTCTGTTCTTACGtattatcaacatattttattgatatttctatAAATTGAAATATCAACATTTTGGTTTACATCTATGTGTTGGAAAGTGAAAGAGACATAGAAAAGTATATCAGATTGTACTCAAATATCATCTCAACTTTTACTATCATTGCAGGTGCAGATTTGAGTGACACATTGATGGATCGTATggtaagtttttttcttttggatgaATGATCGATTGGAAActaaaaatacaaatataacaaattttagatttagttCAACAAAGTCTTGataaattttgtcattttacAATTCTTTATAAATAACGTTTTACAAACTTCATTATTATTCTTCCTTAACTGTCACCTAATacaaatttctttttgtttaagGATTGGTAAAAAGGATAACTTTAGTTTGGGATTATTCAGGTATTAAATGAAGCAAATTTTACAAATGCAGTACTCGTTAGATCGGTGCTAACACGAAGCGATTTAGGCGGTGCCATAATCGTAGGTGCCGACTTCAGCGATGCCGTCATTGACCTTCCTCAGAAGCAAGTTAGTgtttaaacttaatttatttAGCCTGGAgctaaatagaaaaaattgaaaaagggTATTGATTGATTGTGATTAATATAATTTTCAGGCCCTTTGCAAGTATGCGAGTGGAACGAACCCAGTGACGGGAGTGAGCACGAGGGCGAGCTTAGGGTGCGGAAACAGCCGGAGAAATGCGTATGGAACGCCGTCGTCTCCACTGCTGAGCGCTCCGCCGCAGCAGTTGCTTGACCGCGACGGTTTCTGCGACCAAGGCACTGGCCTTTGTGAGGCCACTAAATAGATGAATAAATACACTTTGGAGGAACATTTTCCAGAAAAGGTGTTGATTGGTTTGTATATATACTATATAATATACTCTTTTACATGCAAAATACCTCAGCTTAACTATTTACTGTTCTTAagagtaaagaaaaagaagaagaagaagaagaagcaactACTGTTATTTATATACAGAAAAAGTTTTAAAACTAACATGTTTTGATAATTGGGTGCACTCAACTTTGAAAAGTTCTAAAATTTATTCATAGCATAGGCTATTCCCATCATTAATAAAGTAAAGGAAAATGATGTGTGATATATAGTTGGAAAAAAAGAATACTTTGTCAAAGGTGTCAATTTGATCCTTCCTTCAACTTTACTTAAGAACATGTGTGGGATCATTTTGCTTTATTTAGGAAAATAATTGAGGTCAAAATGACAGGCTTAACTATTTTTTACTCCTGCAAAATACGTAAATGAAAGGTAAACATAATATGGAACATATTTGAATTTATCATTTAACTAAATTACCAAAGAATTTATATATTAACTTAAACACATCAGGGTATATATGTTTGGTTTAACTTCATATCATCTCTTATA containing:
- the LOC103482643 gene encoding thylakoid lumenal protein TL20.3, chloroplastic isoform X2, with translation MALSSISSLSAKCLPLNSSKSKHPSSLQPRKRISTVSQINPQKDQTQDCSERKHAHIGKITEPKRWQKLVSTALAAAAVIGFSSGMPSVAELNKYEADTRGEFGIGSAAQYGSADLRKAVHINENFRRANFTSADMRESDFSGCTFNGAYLEKAVAYKTNFSGADLSDTLMDRMVLNEANFTNAVLVRSVLTRSDLGGAIIVGADFSDAVIDLPQKQVSPLQVCEWNEPSDGSEHEGELRVRKQPEKCVWNAVVSTAERSAAAVA
- the LOC103482643 gene encoding thylakoid lumenal protein TL20.3, chloroplastic isoform X1 — encoded protein: MALSSISSLSAKCLPLNSSKSKHPSSLQPRKRISTVSQINPQKDQTQDCSERKHAHIGKITEPKRWQKLVSTALAAAAVIGFSSGMPSVAELNKYEADTRGEFGIGSAAQYGSADLRKAVHINENFRRANFTSADMRESDFSGCTFNGAYLEKAVAYKTNFSGADLSDTLMDRMVLNEANFTNAVLVRSVLTRSDLGGAIIVGADFSDAVIDLPQKQALCKYASGTNPVTGVSTRASLGCGNSRRNAYGTPSSPLLSAPPQQLLDRDGFCDQGTGLCEATK
- the LOC103482642 gene encoding uncharacterized protein LOC103482642; protein product: MESSTPGVSMEVQQQKIFALLHCLMGCNRNLRLTSRVLEPENYPFSMMKDAVLDSAMVVDPLTVLSPSEDENEIVNVPKEHVGDNLPKFHPPRKGLSAIRSFPPGCGRGAPPLTIRNSSKGLQMDGSRAKKRVWNDVPLTKVAKKSSAQSLSGACSITRRIGPEDHNISEDPLRQTSRSEDGSIGEEISRGFDNVKSKQGKLAGCPESIAKRVVVQGLTASSNCPWRQGKKMFKSVNLGGKET